The Choristoneura fumiferana chromosome 10, NRCan_CFum_1, whole genome shotgun sequence genome has a segment encoding these proteins:
- the LOC141431899 gene encoding mitochondrial import receptor subunit TOM70-like — MASTGSTPFPKWQLAILLGAPLAIGLGYLYLRNRLDDPEKKKVAELKAKTTISLDNEENNVKSAESAIDRAMKLKGAGNRAFHAGEYDKAISLYNEAIESCPPDRTVDLATFYQNRSACYEKREMWDQVKEDCTFALKLNEKYVKAFLRRSRAAEKSGDLVLALEDVTSACILERFQVQSSLVNADRILKALGRQHAREALAKRNPVMPSKHFIKTYFSAFSEDPITKIQLDEKATTGFAKAKQALDAQDYDAIVEACTAELEADGKYKNEALLLRATFYLLLGRHEEAQADLGSVIDSDASTKVKVNALIKRASLYTQLENTERCLEDFAKAAQLDPNNSDIYHHRGQVYLLLERMDEATAEFAKAVQLNPDFSIAYIQKCYADYRHAQLNKNVGALTQVRSDFERALERFPRCAEAYILFAQVLSDQQEWGRAEALFDSALSVDPHNATLYVHKGLVQLQKSTDFDKAVKLINKAIDMDDKCDFAYETLGTIEVQRGNLKRSLELFEKAIALAKTELEMTHLFSLKDAAAAQLKVSERWGLDWTVS; from the exons ATGGCGTCAACAGGCAGTACACCTTTTCCTAAATGGCAACTGGCCATTCTACTCGGCGCACCATTAGCCATTGGCTTAGGTTACCTTTATCTAAGGAATAGATTAGATGATCCCGAAAAGAAGAAAGTAGCCGAACTGAAAGCCAAAACAACAATTTCATTGGACAACGAGGAGAATAATGTAAAATCCGCCGAAAGTGCTATCGACCGTGCCATGAAGCTGAAGGGTGCTGGTAACCGCGCGTTCCACGCAGGCGAGTACGACAAGGCGATCTCCTTGTACAACGAAGCCATCGAGTCGTGTCCGCCTGACCGGACGGTTGACTTGGCCACCTTCTACCAGAACCGCTCGGCCTGCTACGAAAAGCGCGAGATGTGGGATCAAGTCAAGGAGGACTGCACGTTCGCGCTCAAGCTCAACGAGAAATACGTTAAGGCGTTCCTACGGAGGTCGCGCGCTGCTGAGAAAAGCGGTGACCTTGTTCTAGCATTGGAGGACGTTACTTCTGCGTGTATTCTTGAAAGGTTCCAAGTGCAAAGTTCTCTAGTCAATGCTGATCGTATTCTGAAGGCCCTAGGGCGGCAACACGCGCGAGAGGCTCTCGCGAAGCGCAACCCTGTCATGCCATCCAAGCACTTCATCAAAACATATTTCTCTGCTTTCTCTGAAGATCCTATTACAAAGATACAATTAGATGAAAAGGCAACAACCGGATTCGCCAAGGCGAAACAAGCTCTTGATGCACAGGATTATGATGCCATTGTGGAAGCATGCACAGCAGAGTTGGAGGCTGATGGaaagtacaaaaatgaagcTTTATTACTGCGCGCTACCTTCTACCTCTTGCTGGGTAGACATGAGGAGGCTCAAGCCGATCTTGGGAGCGTGATTGACAGTGATGCTTCTACTAAGGTGAAGGTAAATGCACTGATCAAGCGAGCCTCTCTGTACACCCAATTGGAAAATACAGAACGCTGCTTGGAAGACTTTGCCAAGGCTGCCCAGCTGGATCCCAACAACTCTGACATCTATCATCACCGCGGGCAGGTATACCTGCTCTTGGAGCGCATGGATGAAGCCACCGCTGAATTTGCTAAAGCCGTCCAACTCAATCCTGATTTCTCTATCGCCTATATCCAAAAATGCTATGCCGACTACAGACATGCGCAGTTGAACAAGAATGTGGGTGCTCTGACTCAGGTCAGGTCAGATTTTGAGAGGGCACTGGAGAGGTTCCCCCGTTGTGCTGAAGCTTACATCCTATTTGCTCAAGTGTTATCAGACCAGCAGGAATGGGGTCGGGCAGAAGCCTTGTTTGACTCGGCGCTGTCTGTGGACCCCCACAACGCCACACTCTATGTGCATAAGGGCTTGGTTCAACTTCAGAAAAGCACAGATTTCGACAAGGCTGTGAAACTTATCAATAAAGCTATTGATATGGATGACAAATGCGACTTTGCTTACGAAACACTGGGCACCATTGAGGTGCAAAG AGGAAACCTCAAACGATCGCTGGAGCTGTTTGAGAAAGCCATCGCTCTGGCGAAGACGGAGCTGGAGATGACGCACCTGTTCTCACTGAAGGACGCGGCGGCGGCGCAGCTGAAGGTGTCGGAGCGCTGGGGGCTCGACTGGACCGTCAGCTAG
- the LOC141431570 gene encoding LOW QUALITY PROTEIN: uncharacterized protein (The sequence of the model RefSeq protein was modified relative to this genomic sequence to represent the inferred CDS: inserted 1 base in 1 codon) → MMGALIGLLAASVAEFRAADSSSLKHLANVSFAAEDTIATASASMFSPRMDFEQWRPLTGRGDPLRNDPTYDYEPPVLERVHYWAEDTRLEREHYPERKSEVLMLGVSSRKPSIGARQPPPPSRRPHRPAPPKYEDFQYKLSDHYHMTILVPPPPPPPGHKAPLFILGDETSPPQTPHPKPTELIYETRDTTTNVPEHLTSLYALQESNLIYQSSTTNQNWILNSNHTKSNYSSVSSDYAGWGPTTPLDESDVNDTLNFILNDHFDLSKQPYAFYKPMLSEAPPPPLVTRKPVVLPTFIPTAPPRTEKTAPPLTTYTEAASTWTVSESFTETPEYYDDTTTNKQTTHFLPTPTPTSXTKHREPSIFDMLGSMMSMPLVNGPERPEDNLYAHASNNIQVFKDQLTEDPSKLETMQTMQPPPVRETTESTLDTQPANVNPFVSNSFNHKKPASSHDPYLHMRYTTPKTTTTVETSEQRKSTTEAPAVPMYLIIQGHSKVKTYGSKPKPISHNNDIDNEIPKQNETNEVKHLHPIKDKIKHEKPAAYRTSRTQNLKSLLDNGFGSIEIQETNLGIKYDVSDGSDVPVEIYRKGIVDSDVDIDNYKNKKTKGTRTKRQVGLDDLLPFDEDKIEEYVFDFLKSQRNDTGITGLIAQAVTSDAAASVVDDLEDDDDDDEDDDDDDDDDER, encoded by the exons ATGATGGGGGCGCTGATCGGGCTGCTGGCAGCGTCGGTCGCGGAGTTCCGAGCAGCCGACAGCTCCTCCCTCAAACACCTCGCAAACGTTTcct TCGCCGCCGAAGATACCATAGCTACGGCATCGGCGTCCATGTTTTCCCCACGGATGGATTTTGAACAATGGCGACCGTTGACAGGCCGTGGCGACCCGCTGCGGAACGACCCGACATACGACTATGAACCGCCTGTGCTCGAACGCGTGCACTACTGGGCAGAAGACACCAGGCTTGAACGAGAACATTACCCCGAAAGAAAATCTGAAGTCCTCATGCTGGGCGTATCATCTAGGAAACCAAGCATCGGCGCTCGCCAGCCCCCACCACCGTCCCGGCGACCCCACCGCCCGGCGCCCCCCAAATACGAAGACTTCCAATACAAGCTCAGTGACCACTATCACATGACTATCTTAGTACCAccgccgcctccgccgccgGGCCACAAAGCGCCACTCTTCATACTTGGAGATGAAACATCACCACCACAGACTCCTCATCCAAAACCTACTGAACTTATATACGAAACAAGAGACACTACAACGAATGTTCCAGAACATCTCACCTCGCTGTATGCCCTTCAGGAATCAAATCTAATCTACCAATCATCGACTACAAATCAAAATTGGATATTAAACTCTAATCACACTAAATCGAATTACAGCTCGGTAAGCAGCGATTACGCAGGATGGGGACCCACGACTCCACTAGACGAAAGTGACGTTAATGATACACTAAACTTCATCCTAAACGATCATTTCGACTTGTCGAAACAGCCCTACGCATTCTACAAACCGATGTTGTCCGAGGCTCCTCCTCCGCCACTCGTAACTCGAAAACCAGTAGTGTTGCCGACGTTTATCCCAACAGCACCACCACGCACTGAAAAGACCGCGCCCCCACTCACAACCTACACTGAAGCTGCAAGCACATGGACAGTATCTGAATCATTTACTGAAACTCCAGAATATTACGACGATACAACGACTAACAAGCAAACAACACATTTCCTGCCAACTCCGACTCCTACTT CGACCAAGCACCGAGAACCCTCTATTTTCGACATGCTAGGCTCCATGATGAGCATGCCTCTAGTGAATGGGCCAGAAAGACCCGAGGACAATCTTTACGCGCATGCATCAAATAATATACAAGTGTTCAAAGATCAGCTGACAGAAGATCCTTCCAAACTAGAGACGATGCAAACTATGCAACCTCCACCAGTTAGGGAAACTACAGAAAGCACACTGGACACACAACCTGCTAACGTAAATCCATTTGTGTCTAACAGTTTCAATCACAAAAAACCCGCGTCTAGTCACGATCCCTACCTGCACATGCGCTACACGACGCCAAAAACTACAACTACTGTTGAGACTTCTGAACAACGTAAGTCAACGACGGAGGCTCCCGCCGTACCTATGTATCTCATCATACAAGGACATTCAAAAGTCAAAACGTATGGCTCAAAACCAAAACCTATTAGTCATAATAACGATATAGATAACGAAATACCGAAACAAAATGAAACCAACGAAGTAAAACATTTACATCCAATTAAAGACAAGATTAAACATGAAAAACCGGCCGCATACAGGACAAGTAGAACACAGAACTTAAAATCTTTGCTGGACAACGGCTTTGGTTCCATCGAAATTCAAGAAACTAACTTAGGCATCAAATACGACGTAAGCGATGGAAGCGATGTGCCCGTGGAAATATATAGGAAAGGCATTGTAGATAGCGATGTGGATATagataattacaaaaataagaaGACCAAAGGCACGCGGACGAAAAGACAGGTTGGCTTGGATGATTTACTGCCGTTTGACGAGGACAAAATAGAGGAGTACGTGTTTGATTTCCTTAAAAGTCAGAGGAATGACACGGGGATTACGGGGCTCATTGCGCAGGCGGTGACGAGCGACGCGGCCGCCAGCGTCGTCGACGACCTCGAGGACGATGACGACGACGATGAAgatgacgatgacgatgatgacgaCGACGAAAGATGA
- the LOC141431900 gene encoding large ribosomal subunit protein mL48-like — protein sequence MFSLRLSRLARLDRFIQPNKLSCFGTSQCSQKRTKTDLYEPDYLISMEPDEPVYDCLNLQIKGYDFALLEACQSQIHRYAEVMGLQVDDSWATPAKQLKVQRFKPNSTVVDAEYSLNVYERNVQVVDVPAWALGTLLRVSRAVLPEGCSLNVHEHTIDHEEVRYVPDNQLLDLKQQLEVMGGSRAEKKKRK from the exons ATGTTCAGTCTAAGACTATCCAGACTA GCAAGGCTCGACCGTTTTATTCAACCCAATAAACTTTCCTGTTTCGGCACCTCACAATGTTCCCAAAAGCGAACGAAAACAGACTTATATGAACCTGATTACCTCATA AGTATGGAGCCCGACGAACCTGTATATGACTGTCTGAACCTTCAAATCAAAGGGTACGACTTTGCCCTGCTTGAGGCCTGTCAGAGCCAAATCCACAGATATGCTGAAGTAATGGGGCTGCAAGTTGATGACag TTGGGCGACACCAGCAAAACAGCTGAAGGTGCAACGGTTCAAGCCAAACAGCACTGTGGTGGATGCAGAGTACAGCCTTAATGTGTATGAGCGCAATGTCCAG GTAGTGGACGTTCCAGCGTGGGCCCTGGGCACCCTCCTCCGGGTATCTCGCGCCGTGCTGCCTGAAGGCTGTTCCCTGAACGTACACGAACACACCATAGACCATGAAGAGGTTCGCTACGTGCCCGACAATCAGCTGCTGGATTTGAAGCAGCAGCTCGAGGTCATGGGCGGCAGTCGCGCCGAGAAGAAGAAACGGAAGTAA